The following nucleotide sequence is from Saccharothrix texasensis.
CGACTCTCACCCGAACGCGCGCCGAAGTCGGGGTGACCCGCGCCGACGGCCGGAGAACTCGATCACCGTCGAGCGCGAGGGGCCGCCGACGGGGGCTCACGTTCCACCCGGACCCACCTGCGCCGCAGCGGCTCGCGCGACACGATGCGCGCCGCTCGGCGGATCGGGTACCGCTGCCGGGATGACGTGCCGTCCGCTCTGACGCGGTGGAGGCGGTCACGGCACGGCCTTGTCCTCGCGAGGCGCACTTCCCGTCGACAGCCGCGCGCCGCCACGAGGTCGTGCACGTCACCGTCGACCTCCGCGCATTCGACCGTCCACCCTCCGGCCCGCGCGGCGCCACCCGGCGTGGGCGGCCGGATCACCGGCAGCCGGTCCGGGCGCGGTCAGGTCCGAATCACGGTGACCCGTGTGCGCTTGGCATCCCCACGCGGCATGACGGTGATCAGCGGGGAAACTCGGTCGCCGGGTCGGAGCACCGCGGCCACCAGCCACCGTCGAAGGGCCCCGACTCGTCGCCGTGCGGTTTCACCGCCCACCGCACCGAGGCCCCGCGGCCGGTTTGGTGGTGGGCGACCTGACCGGTTCGAGGTCGACCCGGCGTTCCGCCTCCGGCCGGACCGGCCGGAAACGTGGTGCAGCCGAGGTGGTGCCGGCTCGAACACCGACGCTCGATGCGCCCTCGGCACTTCCCCCATTACGCGGGCCGATGTCGAGAGGTTATTCGCCGAAGTCTTCGGTCGACGCTGTGGAAATCGTCCGGAGTGCTCGAGAAATGTTCGGACCAGGTTTGGAATCGGCTTGTGCGGGGATCGCGCCGGACGATAAGCTCGATTTCTGGAACTCGCCAGCCCGCCCGGACCCCGCGGACGCCACGCTCCGACGAGGAGACCCTCGTGTGTGCCCACGTCCGAAGTGCCGCTCGACCGCAGTCACCGGCGGCCGTGGTCCCGCCGCCCGACGAACTCCTCGCGGTCGCGGTGCGTCCGCTGTCGGCCCTCACCGTGTTGTGCGCGGTGTCCGGTGAAGTGGACTTCTCCACCGCGCCCCACCTGCGTGACCGCCTCCTGGGGCAGATCAGCTCCGCCGGTCCGGACCTGGCGGTCGACCTCAGCGGGGTGCGCTTCCTCGGCGCGGCCGGTCTCACCGTCCTGGTGGAGGTCAGGGCCGCGGCCTTGGCCTCCGGGGTGGGGCTGCACGTCGTGGCCCGGACCCGCCCGGTGCTGCGGCCGCTGGCCGTCACCGGACTGGACTTCGAGTTCGGGGTGCTCACCCGAGTCGACGACGTGCCGGTTCGGGGTCACCGATCAGGGGTCCTCGCGGGCCGGCGGCGAGCGCCGGCGTCAGGCCCGGTCGCCGGTGTTCCCCCGGCCTGACTTGCCGTAGGTCGCGCCGCTCGACTCGGCGGAGCACAGGCAACCCCGGTGCAGTCCGGCCGCCCGAGTCGCGGCGCAGAACCGCTGTGCGAGGGCGTCGTGGGCGTCCGCCGGGTGCGGGCACGCGGGGCAGGACGGCTCAGCCCGCTCCGCGGAGTCGGGGGCCAGGGGGCTGATCAGCACGTGGGTCGTCGGCATCGGTCCGTCCTTCGGGTGGTCGAGGCGTGGTGTCCGATGCGCTGCCGTCGTGGACGTCGAGTCGCGGGCGGGAGGATTCCCCGGCTCGTCTCCGGGAACGCGTCGAACGAGATCGACTTCGCCGGGGGCCGGGGCGACACTTCCAGGGTACTCCGAATACGTCGAGCGGTCGTCGCCGCACGTCATTCCCGTCATCTTCCTCGGTGGCGGCCACCGCCCGCCGGCCCGGCCACGGCGGTGTCGCGGCCGTGGCGAGTCGCTTCAGTGCAAGATCATTCGGGAACACGGCGCCGGGGGCCGTCGGGGGTGCTCGACACCCCGACGGCCCCCGGCGAGCCGGCGCCGGGCGGCTATGCCTGCGCGCAGGCGACGAGCACGGCGACGGTCGCGCCGGCGGAGGTGGCGTAGGCGGCGGCGCTGGCCGCCGCGGCGGTCGCGGCGGCGGCGCTGAACGTGGCGAGGTTGGCGGCGGCCGCGTTGATGGCGGCGGGAGTCCCGGTGAGGACGCCTTCCGCGAACGCCTTGGCCGCCGCTGCTGCTGCGGCGGAGTCGGCGACGTTGGCCGCGGCCGCGGTGGCCGCGTTGGCGCTGTCGACGGCGGCGGCGATGGCGGTGGCACAACCGGCCGGAGGCGCGGCCACCGCCACCCGGTCGGCTGCGGGAACGGGCGCGGCGGCGTTGACCGGCGTCACGACCAGTGCGGCGAGAGCGCCGGCGGTCAAGATCGAGGCTGTGATGCGTCGAACGTTCATGGGGTGACTCCTGTTACGGGGGGAAGTGAGCCTCGGCATGTCCGAAGAATCGTCCGGATCGCGAGAGCAAAGTCGAAAGAGAAGATCGGCTCATGTGTCAAGCATGCACCCGGCGGATACCGAAAATCGGTGATGTGCTCTTTCGTGTATGAATTCGACGTATCCGGTCATCGACTCTTCAATTCGATCTCGAACCGCCGCGGTGGAACGCTCGACGTGCGCGTCGTCCGATCGGCGATCGGCGTCCCCGGTTGCGGGGACGAGCGGCCGGTGCGACCGTAGAGGTCCATCGCGGTGACGCCCCTGTGGTTCAACGGCGTCGCCCGCAGTGGGAGATGCCGCCCCGGACCCCGGCGGCCTGTGGTCACACCAGGCGCGATCGGGAGGTCTGCGGTGAACGGACTGGCATGTGCCGTGTGGCACACGGAGACGATCACGGGAACCGGCCGGCTGGTTGCCGCGTTGAGCCGATGACGGGCGAGTCCGCTTGCCACGCACCCGTCCACCGAAACCCCTGGGCGTCCAACGGCCCGCACTTCCGTGGGCCTCGTGATCCTCTGCGAACGGGCCACGCCGACCGACCGGCCGATCTGCCGGTCCACCTCCTCCTCCCAGGCCCCACTCCACCCCCAGGTCGCGGACACCGGGGTAGCGGAGCGGACGCGTCCGTCCACCCCGAAAGCAGATGTTCATGACTTCCTCACCCACCGTCGCGGCACGACCTCCCGATGCCCGGCAGGGCAGTGACTTCGCCCGCTTGACGCGGCAGCTCAAGGACGCCGGCCTGCTGGACAGGCGGCGCGGGTACTACGCGGCGAGGATGGCGATCAACGTCCTGCTGCTCGCGGCGGTCGGCACGGCGATGGCGCTGCTGGGCGACTCGTGGTGGCAGGTGCTGACCGCGGTGCTGCTCGCGGTGGTCTCCACCCAGTTCGCCTTCATCGGCCACGACGCCGGGCACCGGCAGATCTTCCGCTCGCACCGCCACAACGACCTCGTGGGTCACCTGCACGGCGGTGTCACCGGGATCAGCTACCAGTGGTGGGTCGGCAAGCACAACCGCCACCACGCCAACCCCAACCACGAGGACCACGACCCCGACATCGAGATCCACGCCATCGCGTTCAGCCGCGAGCAGGCCGGCGACAAGCGCGGCCTGTACCGGTGGATCACCAAGTACCAGGCCTTCCTGTTCTTCCCGCTGCTGCTGGTCGAAG
It contains:
- a CDS encoding DUF5994 family protein, with the translated sequence MRWAVKPHGDESGPFDGGWWPRCSDPATEFPR
- a CDS encoding STAS domain-containing protein, encoding MVPPPDELLAVAVRPLSALTVLCAVSGEVDFSTAPHLRDRLLGQISSAGPDLAVDLSGVRFLGAAGLTVLVEVRAAALASGVGLHVVARTRPVLRPLAVTGLDFEFGVLTRVDDVPVRGHRSGVLAGRRRAPASGPVAGVPPA
- a CDS encoding RGCVC family protein: MPTTHVLISPLAPDSAERAEPSCPACPHPADAHDALAQRFCAATRAAGLHRGCLCSAESSGATYGKSGRGNTGDRA
- a CDS encoding fatty acid desaturase family protein translates to MTSSPTVAARPPDARQGSDFARLTRQLKDAGLLDRRRGYYAARMAINVLLLAAVGTAMALLGDSWWQVLTAVLLAVVSTQFAFIGHDAGHRQIFRSHRHNDLVGHLHGGVTGISYQWWVGKHNRHHANPNHEDHDPDIEIHAIAFSREQAGDKRGLYRWITKYQAFLFFPLLLVEAVVLRISGLQALWHGELKHPWREAALQLLPAAAYLTAVFLLLSPLKAVVFIAVHQGLMGVYLGCSFAPNHKGMPIIAKGQRLDHLRKQVLTSRNVTGGRWVDALLGGLNHQVEHHLYPHMPRPNLRHAQPVVEDFCARNDIPYSKAGLRSSYAQVLRHLHDAGAPLRSGRRAPLG